The Paenibacillus sp. YPG26 genome includes a window with the following:
- a CDS encoding NAD(P)H-dependent oxidoreductase, producing the protein MNIYVVYDSDNGHTEALARAVAQGAEIPGAKVHLHHVRDARVEDLPNMDAILWGCPGHFGSISGGLKNWIDKLGYLWAQGALVGKVGAVFCTTATVHGGVEATMLNLIVPMLHQGMIIVGLPGNIRENALYGSYYGVGVTCPVELSPYDPPNLPSEKDLNLGRALGKRAAGVAAKLSDAKIR; encoded by the coding sequence ATGAATATTTATGTCGTATATGACAGTGATAACGGCCATACTGAAGCGCTGGCCCGGGCGGTGGCCCAAGGGGCGGAGATTCCTGGTGCCAAGGTGCATCTTCATCACGTAAGGGATGCAAGAGTGGAAGATCTCCCCAACATGGATGCCATCCTCTGGGGCTGTCCGGGGCATTTCGGGTCAATCAGCGGGGGACTGAAGAATTGGATCGACAAGCTGGGGTACTTATGGGCACAAGGTGCCCTTGTCGGCAAGGTAGGGGCCGTGTTCTGCACAACCGCCACAGTACACGGCGGAGTTGAGGCCACGATGCTGAACTTGATTGTGCCTATGCTGCATCAAGGCATGATTATTGTCGGCTTGCCGGGAAATATCCGGGAGAACGCGCTGTACGGCTCTTACTACGGGGTCGGAGTTACCTGTCCTGTAGAGCTGTCCCCGTATGATCCGCCCAATCTGCCGTCCGAGAAGGATCTGAATCTTGGAAGAGCGCTGGGCAAGAGGGCCGCAGGCGTTGCGGCTAAATTATCCGATGCCAAGATCAGGTAG
- a CDS encoding DHA2 family efflux MFS transporter permease subunit, giving the protein MDKISLGRTLTVLMLGAFISILNQTLLNVAIPHLMNDFNVSATTVQWLSTAYMLVNGVLIPITAFLIESFGTRSLFISAMALFGAGSVICAIAPTFSIILIGRIIQAGGAGIIMPLVMNVFLTVFPPERRGAAMGTMGIAMMFAPAIGPTLSGWIVEHYTWRILFIMVIPLTLLDIILSWLWLRNVSKLSSPKFDALGTLFSTIGFGTLLYGFSSAGSKGWDSATVVISLVLGVLFILFFIFRELGMESPMLEFRVFKYDIFTISTFIGSAVNMTMFGAMLLLPIYLQNIRGFTPLESGLLLLPGALLMGVMSPISGSIFDRIGARPLAIVGLAITAITTFEFSKLTSDTTYAHIMMLYTVRSFGMSLLMMSVQTEGLNQLPRHLGSHGTAMSNTVRQIAGSIGTALLVTVMTTKSTAHLADYGNAVTTNNPSVTEQIGSLGQTLAVAGGLPPETAQGAALQVVYGLASKESAIHGINDAFIIATWIAVIGLVLSLFLRRSVKPSALKPVDTREP; this is encoded by the coding sequence ATGGACAAAATATCACTGGGCCGCACCTTGACCGTTCTTATGTTGGGCGCGTTCATCTCCATCCTGAACCAGACGCTTCTCAATGTGGCCATCCCGCATTTGATGAACGACTTTAACGTGTCAGCCACAACGGTGCAGTGGCTATCGACCGCCTATATGCTGGTCAATGGCGTTCTGATTCCGATAACCGCCTTCCTGATTGAATCGTTCGGCACGCGGTCCCTCTTCATCTCGGCTATGGCCCTGTTCGGAGCAGGCTCTGTCATATGTGCCATAGCCCCGACTTTCTCCATCATACTGATTGGCCGGATCATTCAAGCGGGCGGCGCTGGCATTATCATGCCTCTCGTCATGAATGTGTTCCTGACGGTCTTCCCGCCCGAGAGGCGGGGCGCCGCCATGGGAACGATGGGCATTGCCATGATGTTCGCTCCTGCGATTGGTCCTACCCTGTCCGGCTGGATCGTGGAGCACTACACCTGGCGCATCCTGTTCATCATGGTCATTCCGCTGACTTTGCTCGATATCATCCTGTCCTGGCTGTGGCTGCGGAATGTGTCCAAGCTGTCATCACCCAAGTTCGATGCGCTCGGCACGCTCTTCTCCACCATTGGGTTCGGAACTCTGCTGTATGGATTCAGCTCAGCGGGCAGCAAGGGATGGGACAGCGCTACGGTCGTCATCTCACTTGTGCTGGGTGTCCTGTTCATCCTGTTCTTCATCTTCCGTGAGCTCGGCATGGAGAGTCCAATGCTGGAGTTCCGTGTGTTCAAGTACGATATCTTCACCATCTCCACCTTTATTGGGTCTGCCGTAAATATGACCATGTTCGGAGCCATGCTGCTCCTGCCGATCTACCTGCAGAATATACGCGGCTTCACCCCGCTGGAATCCGGCCTGCTTCTCCTTCCAGGCGCACTGCTGATGGGAGTGATGTCGCCGATCTCGGGAAGCATCTTCGACCGGATCGGCGCCAGACCGCTTGCGATTGTAGGCCTTGCCATTACCGCGATCACGACCTTCGAGTTCAGCAAGCTGACCTCGGATACCACGTATGCCCACATTATGATGCTCTATACAGTGCGCAGCTTCGGCATGTCCCTGTTGATGATGTCTGTGCAGACTGAGGGGCTTAATCAGCTGCCCCGGCATCTCGGGAGCCATGGAACGGCCATGTCCAACACCGTCAGGCAGATTGCCGGCTCGATCGGGACAGCTCTGCTTGTCACCGTCATGACAACGAAATCCACCGCACATCTGGCTGACTACGGAAATGCGGTGACTACGAACAACCCATCCGTAACCGAGCAAATCGGGAGCCTCGGCCAGACTCTCGCTGTGGCGGGAGGACTTCCGCCTGAAACTGCACAGGGGGCAGCGCTTCAGGTCGTCTACGGCCTTGCCTCCAAGGAATCCGCCATCCACGGGATTAACGACGCCTTCATTATTGCCACTTGGATCGCCGTCATTGGCCTGGTTCTCTCCCTGTTCCTGAGAAGATCGGTGAAGCCGTCTGCGTTAAAGCCGGTCGATACCCGGGAGCCTTGA
- a CDS encoding Rrf2 family transcriptional regulator yields MSNDKMIGSPNFKWFGLAVQALVVLAAQPQCCPSGEIACRLHSEATLLRRILSKLACEGILETREGRDGGYRLKRAPEEISLKDIYLALEEKGPYCSAMLDTTGDHAFGREMHGSFCTLVQEINENVLQVLERHTVADLM; encoded by the coding sequence ATGTCCAACGATAAAATGATAGGCTCCCCTAACTTCAAATGGTTCGGCCTTGCTGTTCAGGCTCTGGTTGTACTTGCGGCACAGCCCCAGTGCTGTCCAAGCGGTGAGATCGCCTGCCGGCTGCATTCCGAAGCTACCCTGCTCCGCCGAATCCTATCCAAGCTTGCTTGTGAAGGCATTTTAGAGACAAGAGAAGGCCGTGATGGCGGCTACCGGCTGAAGCGCGCACCCGAGGAGATTTCTCTGAAGGACATCTACCTCGCTCTGGAAGAGAAAGGTCCATATTGCAGCGCGATGCTTGATACAACGGGAGACCATGCCTTCGGCAGGGAGATGCACGGGTCATTCTGTACCCTTGTTCAGGAGATTAATGAGAATGTGCTGCAGGTATTGGAAAGGCACACCGTGGCGGATCTGATGTAG
- a CDS encoding ABC transporter substrate-binding protein, with protein sequence MRKWKGLTAALLLSTAVFTGCTNEGSEQKDTQAAAEASSGVHGDITFITHRSDLLDNGTFDKYEKEFKKKYPAVSDVKVVSLKDYQTDIRVRILSNNYGDALILPNNFEKKNFPEYFEPLDDMKLFDNLYYANGQMHDDKRYAITVGVSATGLVYNKKAFSTAGITSPPKTLQEFYEACEKLKQAGITPMNLNYGSGWTLTQWGAMMVPVMNGHSDALNFMIDSDAPFQKDNEIGQAMDIIRTLIDKGYAEKDLYTDHWEDSKLSFAKEESAMFYIGNWIIPQILDAGKDAGIKPEDIGFMPLPASTTGTMNATLSSDAWYVINKNSKNKETTKAWIKFLLEESSIADDTGFIPTLRTRDSNLAQLNEFLSYKPNLIEDVSMAEAYYTTAGKAGFDIWETSFIQKAAVAPDIRTFFGEWNAKWAEARR encoded by the coding sequence ATGAGAAAATGGAAGGGACTAACTGCCGCTCTGCTACTTAGCACAGCAGTGTTCACAGGCTGCACTAATGAGGGCTCCGAGCAAAAGGATACCCAAGCTGCTGCTGAAGCATCTTCCGGCGTACATGGCGATATCACCTTTATCACCCATCGCAGTGACCTGCTTGATAACGGCACTTTTGACAAGTATGAGAAAGAATTCAAGAAGAAATATCCGGCGGTCAGCGATGTGAAGGTAGTCAGCCTCAAAGACTACCAGACCGACATTCGCGTCCGGATTCTGAGCAATAATTACGGGGATGCTCTAATTCTGCCTAATAATTTCGAGAAGAAGAACTTTCCCGAGTACTTCGAGCCACTGGATGACATGAAGCTGTTCGATAATCTGTACTATGCCAATGGTCAAATGCATGACGACAAGCGATACGCTATTACGGTAGGTGTCAGTGCTACAGGGCTTGTCTACAACAAAAAGGCCTTCAGCACAGCCGGAATCACTTCTCCCCCCAAGACTCTGCAGGAGTTCTACGAAGCTTGCGAGAAGCTGAAGCAGGCGGGAATCACGCCGATGAACCTGAATTATGGCTCGGGTTGGACACTTACCCAGTGGGGTGCAATGATGGTTCCGGTCATGAATGGACATTCTGACGCGTTGAACTTCATGATCGATTCCGATGCACCTTTCCAGAAGGACAATGAAATTGGACAGGCGATGGATATTATCCGCACCTTGATAGACAAAGGTTATGCGGAGAAGGATCTGTACACAGATCACTGGGAGGATTCCAAGCTTAGCTTTGCCAAGGAAGAGTCGGCCATGTTCTATATAGGGAACTGGATCATTCCGCAGATCCTGGATGCTGGAAAAGATGCCGGAATCAAGCCGGAAGACATCGGATTTATGCCGCTGCCAGCTTCTACAACCGGCACAATGAATGCCACTCTTAGTTCGGACGCCTGGTATGTCATCAATAAGAACAGCAAAAATAAGGAGACTACCAAGGCTTGGATTAAGTTCTTGCTCGAAGAGTCCAGCATAGCGGATGATACCGGATTTATCCCGACTCTGAGAACCCGGGATTCCAATCTGGCACAACTGAACGAGTTCCTGTCCTATAAGCCAAACTTGATCGAAGATGTAAGTATGGCAGAAGCCTATTACACGACTGCCGGCAAGGCCGGATTCGACATATGGGAAACCAGCTTCATCCAGAAAGCGGCGGTTGCGCCCGATATCCGCACATTCTTCGGCGAGTGGAATGCCAAGTGGGCGGAGGCCAGACGTTAA
- a CDS encoding DMT family transporter, with amino-acid sequence MNNTTLMKAYMAALANALIIGFSFIFVKIALQNASPTDILAHRFTVSLIAAVLMLLVGRNRMSIPWSSILRILPLALFYPAFFFGFQTFGLVYASSSEAGIITAMIPILTMILASMLLGERTSLLQKLFMLLSVGGVVFIFVMNGTQTHSVNAAGMILILLSALSMATYTVLARKWMKSLKLSDVTFVTISIGFIVFNAMSLAGHAAEGTVASYFKPFTEISFVTAILYLAVLSSVCTSLLTNYAISRIEASKMSVFNQLSTVVSIGSGAVILNETLVYYHFIGTVMILAGVIGVCLPRGVLTRKKRDLSSEELKEDAR; translated from the coding sequence ATGAACAATACAACTCTGATGAAGGCTTACATGGCTGCATTAGCCAATGCGTTGATTATTGGTTTTTCATTTATTTTTGTGAAAATCGCACTCCAGAACGCATCCCCCACGGATATTCTCGCACACCGGTTCACCGTATCCCTGATTGCCGCTGTACTGATGCTGCTGGTGGGCCGGAACCGGATGAGCATACCGTGGAGCAGCATTCTGCGAATTCTTCCGCTGGCGCTCTTCTACCCGGCGTTCTTCTTCGGATTCCAGACCTTTGGCCTGGTCTATGCGTCTTCGTCCGAGGCCGGGATTATTACGGCGATGATTCCTATTCTGACCATGATTCTGGCTTCAATGCTGCTGGGGGAAAGGACGAGTCTTCTGCAGAAGCTGTTCATGCTTCTGTCGGTAGGCGGGGTGGTCTTCATCTTCGTGATGAATGGGACTCAGACTCATTCCGTTAATGCCGCAGGCATGATCTTGATCCTGTTATCCGCGCTGTCCATGGCTACCTACACAGTCCTTGCGAGAAAATGGATGAAGAGCCTGAAGCTCTCGGACGTTACCTTTGTGACGATCAGCATCGGGTTTATTGTATTTAACGCGATGTCGCTCGCTGGACATGCAGCAGAGGGCACGGTAGCCAGCTACTTTAAGCCATTTACAGAGATAAGCTTCGTGACCGCCATCCTGTATCTGGCTGTGCTGTCTTCTGTCTGTACTTCCTTGCTCACGAACTATGCGATCTCACGGATAGAGGCTTCCAAGATGAGTGTGTTCAATCAGCTATCGACCGTCGTCAGCATTGGGTCGGGGGCGGTTATTCTGAATGAGACACTGGTGTACTATCATTTCATCGGTACGGTGATGATTCTGGCAGGTGTGATCGGCGTGTGTCTGCCGAGAGGGGTACTGACGCGGAAGAAGAGAGATTTAAGCAGTGAGGAACTCAAGGAGGATGCGCGCTAG
- a CDS encoding HlyD family efflux transporter periplasmic adaptor subunit: MSSRAILVNILVIVVILAGAGAGIYYYNQNANYVSTDNAQVAGQPITISAPAAGKLVRWNAKVGQAYSAGERLGSVQSAAGAADITLPIAGTVVQQTGVQNALVAAGAPLGRAYDFDNLWITANIDETRINDIQAGQSVDVYIDAFPGTVISGKVDSIGLATAGTFSLLPTSNTNANYTKVAQVIPIVITVEGYKGLGIVPGMNASVRIHI, from the coding sequence ATGAGTTCACGCGCCATACTGGTCAATATTCTGGTTATTGTGGTGATTCTGGCCGGGGCCGGAGCAGGCATCTACTATTACAATCAGAACGCCAACTATGTCAGTACTGATAACGCGCAGGTTGCCGGGCAGCCCATTACGATCAGCGCGCCGGCAGCCGGGAAGCTGGTGAGATGGAATGCCAAGGTGGGCCAGGCCTACAGCGCGGGGGAACGTCTTGGTTCCGTTCAGTCCGCCGCCGGGGCAGCGGACATTACGCTTCCCATCGCCGGTACGGTTGTACAGCAGACCGGCGTACAGAATGCTCTGGTTGCGGCGGGCGCGCCGCTCGGCAGAGCCTATGACTTTGATAACCTCTGGATCACCGCCAATATTGACGAGACCCGGATTAATGACATTCAAGCCGGGCAGAGCGTGGATGTGTATATCGATGCTTTTCCGGGAACAGTCATCTCGGGCAAGGTCGACAGCATCGGATTAGCTACGGCAGGCACCTTCTCCCTGCTTCCGACTTCCAACACCAATGCCAACTATACCAAGGTAGCTCAGGTGATTCCGATCGTGATTACTGTAGAGGGATATAAGGGACTTGGCATCGTTCCAGGCATGAACGCATCTGTAAGAATTCATATTTAG
- a CDS encoding GGDEF domain-containing protein gives MMNLFGHRHKIAILFAIYTLAEIVLVLVYPGNTVVSDWLMVMAPVVAILVFGLMMKKLPGEHRLFWFLLMLGIFGELLAQSIWVYYDKVLHSPTPDLSEADIFWILQSIAFIAALIVRSKQTIYGLRYSLDMAIILVGTFSISWKYLIQPIVASSGDLATIIVDLIYPLSDITILLLNFLLIYNRRTTFVTSVNRFLTLGFLVYVVGDTIYLLLGDLAGYEVDNLLNPFWLAATFLLTLACIYSDQPASAEAVSEGETGHISKGKMWLPYTVLGSLVVLLLFEAGLNDSIVSGIVVSVLLISLRQITVMVENSRLLNELKHALEKSEYLASHDGLTCLLNRRTFEEKLAAYMQGFHRPGQRMALMFFDLDGFKQVNDTHGHDVGDALLRTIAARMQRLQREDMLQARLGGDEFVVLLPCSGADQEVHHYAQTMITAITEPVTMNGICLLPRTSIGIAIYPDHAQTPDNLMKLSDIAMYRSKEKGSNLYTIYE, from the coding sequence ATGATGAATTTATTTGGTCATAGACACAAAATTGCAATTCTATTTGCTATATATACTCTTGCGGAGATCGTTCTTGTTCTCGTATACCCGGGGAACACCGTAGTCTCCGATTGGTTGATGGTTATGGCGCCAGTTGTGGCTATATTGGTATTCGGGCTCATGATGAAGAAGCTCCCTGGGGAGCACAGGCTATTCTGGTTCTTATTAATGCTGGGTATATTCGGTGAATTGCTGGCCCAATCCATATGGGTCTATTACGATAAGGTGCTTCATAGTCCCACACCTGATCTAAGCGAGGCGGATATCTTTTGGATACTTCAATCCATCGCCTTTATCGCAGCTTTGATCGTCCGCAGTAAGCAGACTATATATGGACTAAGGTATTCCCTGGATATGGCCATTATTCTGGTGGGCACCTTCTCCATTAGCTGGAAGTATTTAATTCAGCCGATTGTGGCTTCGTCCGGCGACCTGGCTACAATTATTGTGGATTTGATCTATCCGCTCAGCGATATAACTATTCTGCTTCTTAACTTTCTACTGATATACAATAGGAGAACTACGTTCGTTACTTCGGTTAATAGATTCCTGACCCTAGGATTCCTGGTATATGTGGTAGGGGACACGATATATCTTCTGCTCGGTGACCTTGCCGGATATGAAGTTGATAATCTGCTCAATCCCTTCTGGTTAGCCGCCACCTTTCTGCTGACCCTGGCATGCATCTATTCCGATCAGCCCGCTTCTGCTGAGGCGGTGTCCGAGGGAGAGACAGGTCATATCTCCAAGGGGAAGATGTGGCTTCCCTATACTGTGCTCGGCAGTCTGGTTGTACTCTTGCTGTTTGAAGCGGGCCTGAATGATAGTATTGTAAGCGGGATTGTAGTGTCCGTTCTTCTTATCTCACTCAGGCAGATTACCGTTATGGTCGAGAATAGCAGGCTGTTGAATGAATTGAAGCATGCTCTGGAGAAGTCCGAATATCTGGCGAGTCATGATGGGCTGACCTGCTTGCTTAATCGGAGAACATTTGAAGAGAAGCTTGCGGCTTATATGCAGGGGTTCCACCGCCCTGGACAGCGAATGGCGTTAATGTTCTTTGACCTGGACGGGTTCAAGCAGGTTAATGATACTCATGGTCATGACGTGGGAGATGCGCTCCTCAGAACCATAGCCGCACGAATGCAGCGCCTTCAGCGTGAAGATATGCTGCAGGCGCGATTGGGTGGAGATGAATTTGTTGTGCTTCTTCCCTGTAGCGGTGCGGATCAAGAGGTTCACCATTATGCACAGACGATGATCACGGCGATTACTGAGCCGGTCACGATGAATGGAATCTGTCTGCTGCCCAGAACCAGCATTGGAATCGCGATCTACCCGGATCATGCACAGACTCCCGATAACCTTATGAAACTCTCGGACATAGCGATGTACCGCTCCAAAGAAAAGGGGAGCAATCTCTATACGATATATGAATGA
- a CDS encoding DUF6054 family protein, with the protein MSESRFKVNLTPRDVRELVKEGLDADLIHEESHDLGDGREIGTLIFEKYFFRVKNRVALVVIADNIYGTTEVRAISTGSSEGIIFKFDWGASEDFAGSVEQLLSEYIVD; encoded by the coding sequence TTGAGCGAAAGCAGATTCAAAGTGAATTTGACACCAAGGGATGTACGGGAGCTGGTAAAAGAAGGCCTGGACGCCGATCTGATTCATGAGGAGTCTCATGATCTGGGCGATGGACGGGAGATCGGCACATTGATCTTCGAGAAATACTTCTTTCGCGTGAAGAACCGGGTTGCACTTGTGGTTATTGCCGACAATATCTATGGCACAACGGAAGTCAGAGCGATTTCAACCGGCTCATCGGAAGGGATCATCTTCAAGTTCGACTGGGGAGCCTCGGAGGATTTCGCCGGGAGTGTGGAGCAGCTGTTGAGTGAATATATTGTTGACTAG
- a CDS encoding GyrI-like domain-containing protein: MIQSHEVTIVERPALQAVGIRWEGTFAEAGAGSIRKVIGEMQERQQEIQHVSNAAILLGLSYQVTEEGFTHYSVLQVSAVQEVPEGMVSLSVPALSYARLEHRKGQSIDKSYERIFAWIEEQGYKKAPGDLTHCEEYPIGQDPNTDAPEFNILIPILK, translated from the coding sequence ATGATTCAGAGCCATGAAGTCACCATTGTTGAGAGACCGGCCCTTCAGGCAGTAGGAATCCGGTGGGAGGGAACTTTTGCCGAGGCAGGTGCGGGAAGTATCCGTAAAGTTATTGGGGAAATGCAAGAACGTCAGCAGGAGATCCAACATGTGTCCAATGCGGCTATCCTGCTGGGCCTCTCCTATCAGGTAACAGAGGAAGGATTCACCCATTACTCGGTTCTGCAGGTGTCGGCTGTTCAAGAGGTGCCGGAAGGGATGGTCAGCCTATCGGTGCCGGCGCTCTCCTATGCCCGATTGGAACATCGTAAGGGACAGAGTATCGACAAATCCTATGAGCGGATTTTTGCCTGGATTGAGGAGCAGGGATACAAGAAGGCACCCGGAGACCTCACCCACTGTGAAGAGTATCCGATCGGTCAGGACCCGAATACGGATGCTCCTGAATTTAACATCCTTATTCCTATACTCAAATAA
- a CDS encoding suppressor of fused domain protein — protein sequence MSREEHELEDNQAPGWDAIDAQMERIYGDQEPKHYGTLIPYMLGGQDPLNGISAYVQNEPVSHWHFVTYGFSELYEKESEDTEYSGYGFELTFRLLKEQNESEPPAWALNLLQNLGRYVFGSGNIFRSGDYMDANSPIALEHDTQLTALAFIDDPDLPEITTPNGKVSFLQMVGITRDELEAMQAWNTIGVLREASESGRLPLYVTDLSRPSLLSDSQLCEKIRLCAARDGSSTGFLFVDQLEWEERKGLLRGVSYHLSLGAKQASVISQVLPGRLLKGNPLTLSSSGNRVTFYPGGDSDVTVQDSGIDLTLSKDAVQELADRLEPVAQEFKLNAFRGLTVKIVRTEITDQDGQVVETIG from the coding sequence ATGAGCCGGGAAGAACACGAACTTGAGGATAATCAGGCACCCGGATGGGATGCCATTGATGCGCAGATGGAGAGAATCTATGGAGATCAGGAGCCGAAGCACTACGGAACCCTGATCCCTTACATGCTTGGAGGTCAGGATCCGCTTAACGGGATCAGCGCCTATGTACAGAATGAACCGGTATCGCACTGGCACTTCGTAACGTATGGCTTCTCGGAATTATATGAGAAGGAGTCCGAGGATACCGAGTACAGCGGTTACGGGTTTGAGCTGACCTTCCGTCTGCTTAAGGAACAGAATGAGAGCGAACCGCCTGCATGGGCGCTGAATCTGCTTCAGAATTTGGGCAGATACGTATTCGGCAGCGGCAATATTTTCAGATCGGGGGATTATATGGACGCGAACAGTCCAATTGCCCTTGAGCACGACACACAGCTGACGGCACTCGCCTTCATCGATGACCCGGATCTGCCGGAGATAACAACGCCAAATGGCAAAGTGAGCTTCCTGCAGATGGTCGGAATCACGCGCGATGAGCTGGAAGCCATGCAGGCCTGGAACACCATCGGAGTGCTTCGGGAGGCGTCCGAATCGGGACGACTGCCTCTGTATGTTACGGACTTGTCCAGACCCTCCCTTCTAAGTGATTCGCAGCTATGCGAGAAGATTCGACTATGCGCGGCCAGAGACGGGTCAAGCACCGGCTTCCTGTTCGTGGATCAGCTCGAATGGGAGGAGAGAAAGGGACTGCTTCGCGGAGTCTCTTACCACTTGAGTCTTGGCGCGAAGCAGGCTTCTGTCATCAGCCAGGTTCTGCCTGGCCGGCTGCTGAAGGGGAATCCACTGACCCTGTCTTCATCGGGGAACAGGGTGACTTTCTATCCAGGCGGGGACTCAGACGTCACTGTACAGGATAGCGGAATTGATCTCACTCTGAGTAAGGACGCCGTTCAAGAGCTTGCGGACAGGCTTGAGCCGGTGGCACAAGAATTCAAGCTAAATGCCTTCAGGGGACTCACCGTTAAGATCGTTAGAACCGAGATCACGGATCAGGATGGCCAGGTCGTGGAGACCATTGGCTGA
- a CDS encoding anti sigma factor C-terminal domain-containing protein, with translation MEQAEADYQVIDSNNDYYPEKAAHVLAAVKSHQQSGMITGVVVTGTKDQLKSLGQLPFIKAATLGATVDMY, from the coding sequence TTGGAGCAGGCAGAAGCTGATTACCAGGTCATAGATTCCAATAACGATTACTATCCAGAGAAAGCTGCCCATGTCCTTGCAGCCGTAAAGTCACACCAGCAATCAGGCATGATTACAGGTGTTGTCGTTACCGGAACGAAGGACCAGCTGAAGTCCCTCGGGCAGCTCCCCTTCATTAAGGCTGCGACCCTTGGGGCGACAGTCGATATGTACTAA
- a CDS encoding ferritin — MISHIQHRKGVDDLVNESLYEALNEQFNFELHSAHVYLAIAGYCSAVNWDGFANFFLVQAEEERFHASKIYKFLNDRGRRVNLSALEEPKNTYDSILDAFEHAYKHEQVNTQRIYHLSDLALDAREHATLQFLSWFIEEQVEEEALFDGIIQKLKRIDVNSMAFFELDKEFGGRSFSPES; from the coding sequence ATGATTTCACATATCCAACACAGGAAGGGCGTGGACGACTTGGTAAATGAATCATTATACGAAGCTCTGAACGAACAATTTAATTTTGAACTCCATTCTGCGCATGTCTACCTGGCTATCGCCGGCTACTGCTCAGCCGTCAATTGGGACGGTTTCGCCAACTTCTTCCTGGTCCAGGCTGAAGAAGAGCGGTTCCATGCATCCAAGATTTATAAGTTCCTGAACGATCGCGGCAGACGGGTGAATCTCTCCGCACTCGAAGAACCCAAGAACACTTACGACTCTATTCTCGATGCCTTCGAGCATGCCTACAAACATGAGCAGGTGAATACCCAGCGGATCTATCATCTATCGGATCTTGCCCTGGATGCCCGGGAGCACGCAACGCTCCAGTTCCTCTCCTGGTTCATTGAAGAACAAGTGGAGGAAGAAGCTCTGTTCGACGGCATTATTCAGAAGCTGAAGCGGATTGATGTGAACAGCATGGCTTTCTTCGAGCTGGATAAGGAATTTGGTGGCCGCTCCTTCTCACCAGAGTCCTAA
- a CDS encoding nitroreductase family protein: MSNQVQVAQDFYTVLKERHSVRSYDPTVRISRDELTEILELASTAPSSSNIQPWRFLVIDDEKQKEELVTIANGQKHVAEAAAVIAVLGDLESYDKADQIYSKSVEAGVMTEENKDVMVQRIVQMYGGLPKDKLHHINLLDAGLVSMQLMLIARAKGYDTVPMGGFNAEKFKEAYSLPDTLVPAVLIAIGKAAAPGRYTGRLSVDETTFWNSVN; the protein is encoded by the coding sequence ATGAGTAACCAGGTTCAAGTGGCTCAAGATTTTTACACAGTATTGAAAGAAAGACATTCCGTTCGATCCTATGATCCAACCGTACGTATCTCCCGGGATGAGCTGACAGAAATACTGGAGCTGGCCTCCACAGCCCCGTCTTCCTCCAATATTCAGCCGTGGCGCTTCCTCGTCATTGATGATGAGAAGCAGAAGGAAGAGCTCGTTACGATCGCGAACGGCCAGAAGCACGTGGCTGAAGCAGCTGCGGTTATCGCGGTGCTGGGAGATCTCGAATCCTATGACAAGGCTGACCAGATCTACAGCAAATCTGTGGAAGCAGGCGTGATGACAGAGGAGAACAAGGATGTCATGGTTCAGCGTATTGTGCAAATGTACGGGGGTCTGCCTAAAGACAAGCTCCATCACATCAACCTTCTGGATGCAGGTCTTGTCTCCATGCAGCTTATGCTGATTGCCAGAGCCAAAGGTTATGATACCGTTCCGATGGGCGGCTTCAACGCGGAGAAGTTCAAGGAAGCGTACAGCCTTCCGGACACTTTGGTTCCTGCTGTACTGATCGCTATCGGCAAAGCTGCCGCGCCGGGACGTTACACCGGAAGACTGAGTGTAGACGAGACTACATTCTGGAACTCCGTGAACTGA